The Corynebacterium occultum sequence GAGTTGCTGGATCCGGTAGGCTCCGGTGACGTCGAGGTTGGGTATGGTCTCGCGCGGCGGCTGGATCGGTTGGCTGGATTCGTAGGCAGCCAGGAAGTCCTGGGCCACATCGTGCAGGGCATCAGTTGCGGTAGTCGTCATGGATCTATTCCTTATATATAGGTGTGATAGTTCTGGGCGTGAATCAGATGAGCAGCCGGGCCGACCTGTGTGTCGGTGGCCCAGCTGCTCTCCGAGCACGTCCCTTAAGTCTCTGTCGGGTTAGCTGCCGATGAAGTCCGTGACGATGCGGTTGAATTCTTCACTGTGCTCCAGCTGTGCCCAGTGACCGCACTGGTTGATCAGGTAGAGGCGGGAGTTTGGGATCAGGGTGTTCAGCTGCATGGAGTGTTCGAAGTGGACCACCCGGTCATCGCGGCCGTGGATCAGCAGGCTCGGTGCCGTGATGGTGGCGATGTCCTTGGCCTCGGAGAAGCGCAGGAAGCCGTCCGGCTTGCCGAATCCCTCGAGGAAGTTCGCACGGTGGTCATCGCGCTCGGCGGCAGCCTCGGCACGCTGGGTGACCATTTCATCGGAAGCGAAACCCGGGTCGAAGGTCATGATGTTGGCCAGCTCGCGCATGACCTCCTTGGTCGGGTTCTTGTAACCCTCGACCAGGATCTTCATGCCCTCGGAGAGACCACCCGCGGAGAAGATCTGGGGTCGTGACAGACCCGGTGCGCCCATGGAGATCAGGTGGGAGACACGCTCCGGGTGTGCGATCGCCATGTTGATGCTGATCATGCCGCCCATGGAGTTGCCGACCAGGGCCGCCTTCTCGATGCCCAGCTCATCCATGAATTGGCGGAGTGCCTCCACCGAATCGGAATCCTGTGCCCGAACTGCGGAGGAATTGCCCCAGCCCGGGACGTCGATTGCCAGGACGCGGAACTTTTCGGCCAGCGGCGCAATGTTCGGGGAGAAGTTGCTCCAGCCGCCGGCTCCGGGGCCACTGCCGTGAATCAGGATGACCGGGTATCCGGTGCCCGCTTCCTGGTAGTGGATGTTCCAGTCCTTGGTCTGAACGGTGCGGGAGGTGGATTCGCGGGTGATTTCGGTGGGAATGAAGGTGGTGGTCATGACAATGCGTCCTTTTTATTTGGGGGTGTTATGCGTGGGGCTCATCGGTGTGACACCAGGCGGAGGGCGGAAGCCTCCCCCTGGTGCCACGGGGGTGGTGCTGATCTAGTAGAAGAGCTTCTGGTCGTGTTCCAGGCCGTAGACATCGAGCGAGTAGTTGGTGTAGATCGACTCGGCGATGTTGCACATGTGGTTGGCTGCGGCGTGCGCGTCGCGCCAGTAGCGCTGAATCGGCTGCTCCAGACGGATGGCACTGCCACCGGCGTAGGTGTACAGCTTCTCGATCGCATTGAGTGCTCGGCGGGAGCTGCGCACCTGAATGGTGCGGAAGTAGAGACGCTCGGAGCGGGTCAGCTTGCGACCGGAATCAACGATGGCCATCATGCGGCGTGCACCATCGAGGACCTGGAGCTTGCTGGCCTCGATTTCGGCGACACCTTCGGCATAGGCGGCCTGCTGGAAGGGGTTCGCTGCAGCGCGACCACCGAAACCACCGACCTTGTCACGGGTGAACTCAACGAACTCGTTGAGGGCGCCGTCGCAGATGCCGATCGTCGCGGAAGCGATGGCGTAGGAGAACACGGTGCCGAAGACGAGGTTGTAGATCGGCTTATCCGGCGCATACTGTTCGGTCAGTCGACCGGCATCCAGGTCTTCATTGTTGATCACACGGTAATCCGGGACGAAGACATCTTCGACGATCAGGTCCTTGCTGCCCGTGCCCTTGAGTCCGACGACATTCCAGGATCCTTCGACGATCTCGTAGTCGTTGCGGGGGAGAACGAAGTGGTACCAGTTCGGTCCCGGCTCCGGCTTGCCATCCTCGTCGACGATGATGCCGCCGATGGTGACCCAGTCGCAGGCGTCGGTGCCGGAGGAGAAGGACCAGCGGCCGCTGAAGCGGAATCCACCCTCCACTCGGGTTGCTCGGCCTGAGGGCATGTAGGGGGAGGCAGTCCATACATCCGGGTCCTCACCCCAGATCTCCTGCTGGAGCTTCGGGTTCACCTGGCTGAGTTCCCAGGGGTGGACACCGACCACGCCTGCCACCCAACCGGCGGAGGGGTTGAGGGCTGCGATATCCATGACTGCTTCGCAGAATTCGTCCAGGCCGGACTCGTAACCGCCGAGTTCACGGGCCAGTGCCATGCGGGTCACGCCGGTGCTGCGGAGGAGTTCGACGACTTCGTCGGGAAGTTTACCGGCGGCATCGGTGGCCGGGGCCAGATCGCGCAGCTCTTGCGCGACCGCGGCGATGCGGTCCTTGACGGGGGTGATGACCTGAGTTGCGGTAGTCACGGTACTGTCTCCTGTTTTTGAAGAATCGGTGAGGGGAGGTGGTTTTACTGGGGGTTCAGACCGAAGTAACCACCGCGGTGGAATACCAGGGGGTCCATCTGATCGTTGTTCTCGCTGAGGTCATGGACCCTGCCAGTCACCAGGACATGGTCGCCGACCGGGACGACGCGTTCCAGGGTGCAGTCGATCCACAGGAGGGCTTCATCCAGTCGCGGGGCACCAGTGGCACCGCGGGTCGTGGGCACTCCCTCGAAGCGTTCTTCGCGGGGGCCGCAGAACTTGCGGGAAAGGTGTTCGTGCTCGGTGCCGAGGACATTGACGCAGAAGTGGCCGGCCTGGATGATGTCCGTCAGGGTCGAGGAATCACGTTTCGGGAAGAATCCGACGATCGGGGGATCGAGGGAGATCGAGGTGAAGGTTCCCACCACCATGCCCGAGGGGCCTCCGTTGCCGGCGACGGTGATGACGGAGACACCGGTGGGGTAGCCGCCCAGGGTTCTGCGAAAAAGCAACGGATCGATATCTACCGAGGGAAGTTCGAAGGTCTGCAGGTCAAGTGTGGTGGTCATGGTATTCCTTTCGAGGTGGGCTGGCTGGGCTCAGGTGGGATTAGGCTTCGACAGAGACGTTCGAGAGGTCTTCGATGACCATGCCCGGGCCCATCTCGGCGAGGTTGGGGTGCGGCTTGTGTCCCCAGATCGAGAAGCTGTGGAAGGTCTTGGCGACCCAGAGGTCGTCGACCTCGAGTCCGCCGGAGCCGTACTCGATGGCGAAGCCAGAGGGGGACTTCACGTAGAAGGAGGTCACCAGGTCATTGACGTGGCGGCCCATACCCATGGTGATCGGGAGGTCGGCTTCGGTGACCAGGTCGTGGGCGATGCCCACGTCGTCGATGGAGTTTGTCTCGAACATCAGGTGGTGGACTCCGATGCAGGGTCCTTCAGCCAGCGCGAAGGAGTGGTGGCGGCCGTTGACGTGGTAGAAGCGGACATCGAACGGGCCACGGATGTAGTCGGAGAGTTTGAAGCCCATGACGCCGCGGTAGAACTCCTCGGCTTCCTTGAGGTTCGGGACAATGAGGACGGCGTGGCCCAGGCCCTGGTCACCGGTCCGGAAGCCGGCGTGGGAACGGCCGGGATGGAAGGTGGAGGGGTAGAAGAACTGGCCCCAGGCGATCTCGTGACGGAAGCCGTAGGGGTCGGTGAACCAGAAGTAGCCTTCGACACCGCGGTCCTCGCGCTCGACGGCGTTGGCGTAGGTGACCTCGACACCGTGGGAAGTCAGGCGCTGTTCCATCTCTGCGGCCTCAACTGCGGAGTTGACGGTCCAGCCGAGGTAAGCGACATCATCCTTGTCGCCGGGGTAGACAGCCAGACGGAAGAGTGCGTCGTCCATGCGGTAGCGCTCCCCACCATCCGGGGAATCTGCGCCGCGCTCCAGGCCCAGGATGCGGGTACCGAAGTCGTTCCAGTCGGCGTGGTTCGGGGTGCTGATGCCCATGTAGGCGAATGCGTTGATCATGACGGGGTCTCCTTTGAAGAGTGAAAAATCTGGGGGCGTTCACGGTGTCCACCTAGACCATCTGATCTAGAAATACTGAACTAGATCTCGCAATCTAGAATGTCTGCTCTAGGTTGCTTAGAAATATAACTCAGGTCACATGCCAGCACAATGGGTGATCTGAAACTAATTTCCTCAAGGGTGTGGCAAGGGCACTTTCGGCTACCTGGAAGAGGGGTTGGGGAAAGGGTGAAAGTCCAGCTCAGGGGGGTTAATTCGAGATCCTTGAGGAGGTAGAATTTTCCCGAAAAAGTTTTGAATATAAATCACCCGGGGTCCTGGCGGGAACCTGGGAAGTGCTGGGTCCACAGATTTTTCTCCCCTTTTTAGGACTGAGATCGATCAGTTTGAAGTAGCTGGGAAGGGATCCAGGACTCGGGAAAGGGGGTGGGCGGCCCCTGGCTGAGTGATCCGGAAAACAGGAACTACACTGGGTTTTTAGATGAAACAATCAATTTCGGGTCGGAAAGACCGTGGGGGAGAACATGGATAAAAAAGGGGTACGCTCCCAGCGCAGCGCAGAATCCGTTGACAAGATCCTGCAGGCGGCGCAGGAACTGGCCAGGGAGCTGGGTTATGAGGGAACAACCATCGCCAAGGTCAGTAAGCGCTCCGGTTTGCCCACCGGATCGATCTACTGGCATTTCGGTGACAAGGACAAGCTTTTTGCGGCCCTGATCAACCGCTATGTCGATGCCTGGTTCAACAAGTACGACTGGACGGTTCGGGAGGGGGAGCGCCCCGTGGACCGGATGACCGAGATCATGACCACCAGGGCAAAAGAGGCGACTGATCCCTCAAGTGCCTGGGGGATCGGCCTGTCAATGGCCCTGGAGAGGCGCCTGGAGGGTTCTGCGGCGCGGGAAACTTTCCTGGAGATCCGCCGGAGCAGGTTGCAGTTCATCGCCGAATTCTGGCGGGATAACCTCCCCGGCAATGTTCTGACGGCGGACCCTGAGCTGCCGACGAAGTTGGCGCAGTTCGTCGTCGCTTTCTCTGACGGCTGGTTCATTTCCGCAAGTGCCAATGAGGACTGGGATCTGGAGAGCCATGCCGGGATCATGGCAACCACGCTTGATCAGATGATCGGCACCGCGGAACGCAAGGCATTCGCGAAGGAGGGCCTGGATGAAACCCAGACCAGCAGATGGGGGCATACGCTGCCTGGGGAACCTGCGGAGGGCTGGGGACTCTGAAACCTGCTGACCGGGCGGTGCCGGCGCGGCGTCGTGAAGCTGGGGCGAACCAGAAAAAGGTGCTATCTACCTGGGTTTTCGGGTTGAATCTTCACCCGTCAAAGACCGGAAAAGAACCTTTCCTGAGCGTAGCCTCAGGGGTGTGGGCTTCTCCGCTGGCGGGGTGGGCCACACATAGTTCCAGCATCGAGTTTTCCCGCGTCGGCCACTCGTCGGAATGGCTGACCCCTTGAATGAGGAGAAAAACCATGAAGGCTCTCGTTTATCACGGTCCCGGTAGAAAGTCCTGGGATGAGGTACCGGATCCGGTCATCCAGAAGCCCAGCGACATCATCGTCAAGATCGACACCACCACGATCTGCGGTACCGACCTCCATATTCTCAAGGGTGATGTTCCAGCGGTCACCGAGGGGCGCATTCTCGGACATGAGGGAGTGGGCACCATCACCGAGGTCGGCGATGCAATCAGCACCCTGAAGGTGGGGGATCGTGTCATCCTCTCCTGCGTGAGTGCCTGTGGCCGTTGTGACTACTGCCGGAAGGGTGTCTATTCCCACTGCCGGGCAGACGAGGGATCCCCCGGCATCGGCTGGATCTTCGGGCATCTCATCGACGGCACCCAGGCGGAATACGTCCGGGTCCCCTTCGCTGAAACTTCGGTGCACAAGATCCCGGAGGGGGTCAGTGATGCGGAGGGTGTCCTGCTCTCCGACATCCTGCCCACCGGCCATGAGATCGGTGTGCAGTATGGCCAGGTCAAACCCGGGGATGTGGTGGCCGTGATCGGTGCCGGTCCGGTGGGTCTGGCCGCGATCCTGACGGCTGGCCTCTACGGCCCCTCCCGGGTCATCGCCATCGATCTGGACGCCAACCGGGTGGAGGAGGCGAAGAAGTTCGGCGCCACCGACGGTGTGGTCAACTCCGATCCGGACTGGAAGGAACAGGTGTTGGCCATGACTGATGGCCTGGGTGTGGATGTCGCCATCGAGGCGGTGGGCATTCCGCAGACCTTCAGCGACTGCCTGGCGATCACCCGCCCGGCTGGTGTGGTCGCCAATGTCGGGGTGCACGGCACCGGTGTGAACCTTCCCCTGGACACCCTGTGGATCTCCAACATCAAGATGACCATGGGACTGGTCAACACCAACACCACCGATACCCTGCTGAAGATGGTCGCATCGAAGAAGCTGGATGCGACTCCCTTCGTCTCCCACACCTTCAAGCTCGATGACATTCTCGAGGCCTATGACGTATTCAGTCGCGCGGCTGAGACCAAGGCCCTGAAGGTGATGTTGACCTCCTAGGCTCCCCACCTGCCGCCATGGCACGGCAGGGGGGACCCCCTGAAAACTTTTGGGCGGGAAAACCTAGTAGGATCCTGAGGCTATGTCTACTGAATTGCCCCCCTGCCCTGAGTGCGACAGCGAATTCACCTATGAATCCGGCACCTTGCTCGCCTGCCCCATGTGCGCCCATGAGTGGATGCCCGGTGAGACCGGTGAAGCCGTTGAGGCCGAAAATGTCATCAAGGATTCTGTCGGAAATGTCCTCCGGGACGGGGACAGCGTCTCCGTTGTCAAGAGCCTCAAGGTCAAGGGTGGTGGTGGCAAGGCGATAAAGATCGGCACCAAGGTCACCGGCATCCGGTTGATTGAGGATGGTGTCGACGGCCATGACATCGACGCAAAGGTGCCGGGCTTCGGTCAGATGCAGCTGAAGTCCAGCGTGGTGAAGAAGCTCTGACCCGGACCCCCGGGGAGCGTGATCCCTCAGCGCGGCTGAAGCTGGCGGAGCACGCCCACCGATTCCACCACCGCAGCCGCCGCCTGATCGATTTCTGCCAGGGTAGTTGTCGGCCCGAGCGTGAAACGCAGGGCACTCTGGGCCAGTGGCCCGGGAATCCCGATCGTCAGCAGCACCGGGGAGGGATCATCCGACCCGGCGGCACAGGCTGAGCCGGAGGAACAGATCACTCCGCGGCGTTCCAACTCCAGCAGCACCCCCTCTCCGGAGACTCCCTCGATGACGAAGGATGCGGAGGCCGGCAGTCTGAGACTGGGATGCCCGCTCAGCTGGGCGCCCCGGACCTTCGCCAGAACTTGGGCGATGAAATGGTCCCGGAGCTGGACGATCCGGGGGACCAGCCCGGTACGTTCCGCCTCCGCGAGTTCCACGGCGCTGGCCAGCGCCACCACACCGGCGACATTCTCGGTCCCGCTGCGCCGCCCCCGTTCCTGACCACCACCGTGGAGCAGTGGCTCCAGGGGGATCCGGCCCCGCACCCAGAGCAGGCCGATGCCCTTGGGGGTGCCGAATTTATGCCCGGAGATACTGAGTGCATCCACCCCGAGTTCTTTCACGTCAAGGGGCAGCCACCCGGCGGCCTGCACGGCATCACTATGGAAGGGGACCCCTGCCTGGTGTGCCACCGCCGCCAGCTCCCGGATCGGCTGGATGGTGCCGATCTCATTATTGGCGTAGTGCACCGACACCAGGGTGGTGTCTGCCCGCAGCAGCTGCGCAAGCTGAGAGTGGGAGACCAGGCCTTGGGCATCGGGGTGAAGATAGTCCACCTCAAAACCATGCACCCTGGCCAGGTACTCCACTGATTCCAGCACCGCGGGGTGCTCTAAGGGGGTGGTGATCAGGTGCCTGCCCCGCGGATCACCCAGCGAGATGCCCTTGATCGCCAGGTTGTCGGCCTCGGTGCCGCCGGCAGTGAACACCAGGTCCCCGGCGCGGGCACCCAGCACGGTGGCGATGCGTCGGCGGGCGTCCGCCAGTCCCGTGGCAGCCGCCTCGCCGAGGGTGTGGTGGCTGGAGGGGTTGCCGAAGTGTGCGGTGAGATAAGGCCACATAGCCTGGAGTGTCTCGCGGCGTACCGGGGAGGTGGCGGCGTGGTCCAGGTAGATCATGGGAAACTCCTAGAGTCCGGGGGCCACATCCAGCCCCAGGTCCAGGGCTGGGGTGGAGTGGGTCAGGGCTCCGACGGAGATGATGTCCACTCCGGTGGCGGCGATCTCGGCGACGGTGTCCAGGTTGACCCCGCCACTGGCCTCAACCAGGGCGGCACCGTTGATCAGGGTGATACCTTCGCGCAGCTGTGCGGGGCTGAAGTTGTCGAGCATGATGGTGTCCACCCCGGCGGCCAGCACGGGTGGGATCTGGTCGAGGCGGTCCACCTCCACCTCGATGTGGGTGGTGTGGGGCAGGCGTTCCCGCATCTGGAGCAGGGCTGCGGTGATGCTGAGTCCCGTGGAGAGCACCGCGGCCAGGTGGTTGTCCTTGACCATGACCGCATCGGAGAGGGAGCTGCGGTGGTTGTGTCCGCCGCCGTCACGCACCGCCTGTCGTTCCAAGAGGCGCAGTCCCGGGGTGGTTTTCCGGGTGTCCACGATTCGGGCATGGGTGTCTGCGACGGCCGCGACATAGCGGGCGGTCTGGGTGGCGATGCCTGACATGCGCTGCACGAAGTTCAGGCCGATTCTTTCCGCGCGTAGCACGGCGCGCGCCGGGCCGGATACCTCTGCCAGGACCTCGCCGGCCTGGAAGGGGTGGCCGTCGCCAAGCAGGAGCTGGACCTTGACGTCCGGGTCAACGAGGCGGAAAGCGGCGGCGAAGATTTCCGCACCGCTGAAGACACCGGGTTCGCGGGCGACTAATTCGGCATGGAGCCAGGCGTCGGCCGGCACCAGGGTTTCCGAGGTCAGGTCTCCCCAGGGGGCGTCCTCTTCCAGGGCGTGGAGGACCAGGTGGTCGATGGTGCGCTGGTGGATCATTTGGTGACCGCCTTCGGGACGACGCTGAGCATTCTTTCCAGGGCGACCCGGGCGGGGTCGGCGACCTCGGCGGAGACGGTGATCTGGTTGAGGACTTTGCCTTCCAGGAGGGATTCGAGGACCCAGGCCAGGTATCCGGGGTGGATGCGGTACATGGTGGAGCAGGGGCAGACCACCGGGTCCAGGCAGAAGATGGTGTGCTCCGGGTACTGCGCGGCCAGTCGCTGGACCAGGTTGATCTCGGTGCCGATGGCGAAGGTGGAGCCGGCCGGGGCGGCCTGAATGGCCTTGACGATGAAGTCGGTGGAACCGGCGGAGTCCGCGGCGTCCACCACCGGCATCGGGGATTCGGGGTGCACCACCACATGAACATCCGGGTGGTCGGCACGTGCCTTCTGGATCTGTTCCACGGTGAAGCGTTTGTGTACGGAGCAGAAACCATGCCAGAGCAGGACCTTCGCCTGTTCCAATTCGGTTTCGTCATTGCCGCCCAGGGGCTTATTCGGGTTCCACAGGGGCATCTGTTCCAGGGGGATGCCCATGGCCTTGGCGGTGTTGCGGCCCAGGTGCTGGTCAGGGAAGAAAAGCACCCGCTGGCCTCGTTCAAAGGCCCACTCCAGGACGGCGGGGGCATTGGAGGAGGTGCAGACGATGCCGCCGTGGCGGCCGACGAAGCCCTTGAGGGCGGCGGAGGAGTTCATGTAGGTCACCGGGATCAGGGGTGCCCGGCCCTCAGCGTCGGGCTCGGTGCCGTAGATCTCTTCCAGCTGTTCCCAGCAATCCTCCACGGATTCCAGGTCGGCCATGTCTGCCATGGAGCAGCCGGCGGCGAGGTTGGGGAGGATGACGGACTGCTTCGGGGTGGATAGCAGGTCCGCGGTTTCGGCCATGAAATGCACCCCGCAGAAGATGATGGCCTCTGCCTCGGGGCGGGTCTTGGCGGCCCGGGCCAGCTGGAATGAGTCCCCTACGAAATCAGCGTGTTGGATGACCTCATCACGCTGGTAGAAGTGGCCGAGGATCACCACCCGCTCACCGAGTTTCTCCTTGGCGGCGCGGATCCGCTGCTCCAGCTCTGCCTCGGAGGCGGTGCGGTAGGTCTCGGGGAGTTCCCCCTGGCGCGGGGTGTCGAACGGCACGGGGTCGGCGTTGGAGGCACCGGGGCCGTAGCCGGGTGCGGCGTCGATGAGCCAGGGGCCGGACTCCAGCCCGGGGGAACAGGCGGAACCGGAGGCTGCGCCGGTGGCGATCAGTTTCAGGGTGCGGTCAACGGAGGCGTCGATCAGGGGTGGGGTGGTCATGGGCTGGCTAACCTTTTCTCAGGAATGGTCGGGTAGGGGGTTGCTCTGGCGGTAGCGGTAGAGCTTCGGGGGTCGGTGCGGGGTGCCCGCGAGGACCTCGCCGGTTTCCACGATCTCGGTGGAGGTGGCCATGGATCTTCGGAAGTTCGCGGCATCGAGTTTTTGGCCGAGGACGGCTTCATGGACGGAACGCAGCTGCGCCAGGGTGAAGGTTTCGCCCAGGAAGGAGTGGGCGATATGGGCGTATTCGACCTTGGTGCGCAGCCGTTGGAGGGCGTAACGGACGATCTCGTTGTGGTCGAAGGCGAGCTCGGGGAGCTCATCGGCGGGGAACCAGCGGACATTCTCACCAGGTGCCGCTTCGGCGACCTCATCGCCACGTACCAGGGCCCAGTAGACCACCGAGATGACCCTGCCGGTGGGGGAGCGGTCCACTCGACCGAAGGTGTAGAGCTGTTCCAGGTAACTGGGGTGTAGGCCGGTGGTCTCCCCCAGGGTGCGGGCGGCGGCCTCCTCCAGCTGCTCTTCCCCGGGTAGCCAACCACCGGGCAGGGCCCACTGGTTGAGGTGGGGTTCGTGCAGTCGGGGGACGAAGGGGGTCCACAGGGAGGGCAGTTCCTTGCCCTCGGTGCCTTCTGTCCGCAGGGCGAAGATCACCGTCGACACCGCCACCCGGATGGATTCCTGATCCACCGAGACCTCCTTAAAGTCACTTTGACTCAATGAACTATTTTGATCTTACAGTCAGCATGACCAGAAGAACAGGAGGGGGTGTGCCCGCTGATCCCCCGGAAAGTGCGAGAATATGAGGATGACTGCAACTCTGGTCGCCCAGAACCTGGCCGGTGGCCATGGCCACCGCACCCTCTTCCACTCCCTCGATTTCAGCGTCACCACCGGAGACGTCATCGGTGTCATCGGTGCCAACGGGGCCGGTAAATCCACCCTGCTTCGCCTACTCGCCGGGGTCGACACACCCCAGGCGGGCAGCGTCACCCTCTCACCCTCCGATGCCTTCCTCGGTTGGCTGCCCCAGGAACATGAACGCCGCGCCGGGGAAAGCATCGCCGGATACATCGCGCGTCGCACCGGTTGCGCCGATGCCACCCTGGCCATGGAGGAAGCCGCCGCGCGACTGGGTGAAGATGAGGGCACCGCAGCCGCCGACACCTACTCAGTGGCATTGGACCGCTGGTTGGCCAGTGGGGCAGCCGACCTGGATGAGCGGCTCCCCGCCGTGCTTGCCGAACTCGGTTTCGAGCTCGGGGAAGCCGCCGAAGACATCCTGATGACCTCCCTGTCCGGTGGGCAGGCCGCCCGGGTCGGCCTGGCGGCCCTGCTGCTCTCCCGCTTCGACATCGTGCTGCTGGATGAGCCCACCAATGACCTCGACATGGACGGACTCGAACGCCTGGAGGAGTTCGTCCGCAGCCTGCGGGGCGGGGTGGTGTTGGTCAGCCATGACCGCGAATTCCTGGCCCGCGCCGTGACCAAGGTGGTCGAACTGGACCTCGCCCAGGGCAGCAACCATGTCTACGGCGGTGGCTATGAGGCCTACCTGGAGGAACGCGCCACGATGCGCCGCCAGCAGCGGGACCGCTATGAGGAGTTCGCCACCAAGAAATCGGATCTGGTCAGCAGGGCCCGCACCCAGCGAGAATGGTCGAGTCAGGGGGTGCGCAACGCCATCAAGAAGGCACCCGACAATGACAAGCTTCGCCAGCGGGCGGCCACTGACTCCAGCGAGAAGCAGGCACAGAAGGTCCGCCAGATGGAAAGCCGCATCGCCCGCCTGGAGGAGGTGGCTGAACCCCGGAAGGAATGGCAACTGCAGTTCCACATCGGTGCGGCACCCCGATCCGGCACCGTGGTGGCCACCCTGAACCAGGCCCGCTACCAACAGGGGAACTTCACCCTCGGCCCGGTTTCCCTCCAGGTCAACGCGGGGGAGCGGATCAGCATCACCGGCCCGAATGGAGCCGGAAAATCCACCCTCCTACGGGCCCTGCTGGGCAGGCTCACACCGGTGGCGGGCAACGCCAGCCTGGGAGCCAGCGTGCAGATCGGTGAGATCGACCAGGCCCGCACCCTCCTCGCCGGAGAGGGGCCACTGATCCAGACCTTCAGCGAACTCCTCTCCGAGCTGACCGGGGAGGAGACCCGCACCCTGCTGGCTAAATTCGGCCTCAACTCCGATCATGTCAACCGGACCATCGAGGAACTCTCCCCCGGGGAACGCACCCGCGCCGGCATGGCGGTCCTGCAGGCCAGGGGCACCAACCTGCTGGTTCTCGATGAACCGACCAACCATCTCGACCTGCCTGCCATCGAGCAACTCGAAGAAGCCCTG is a genomic window containing:
- the nadA gene encoding quinolinate synthase NadA, with the protein product MTTPPLIDASVDRTLKLIATGAASGSACSPGLESGPWLIDAAPGYGPGASNADPVPFDTPRQGELPETYRTASEAELEQRIRAAKEKLGERVVILGHFYQRDEVIQHADFVGDSFQLARAAKTRPEAEAIIFCGVHFMAETADLLSTPKQSVILPNLAAGCSMADMADLESVEDCWEQLEEIYGTEPDAEGRAPLIPVTYMNSSAALKGFVGRHGGIVCTSSNAPAVLEWAFERGQRVLFFPDQHLGRNTAKAMGIPLEQMPLWNPNKPLGGNDETELEQAKVLLWHGFCSVHKRFTVEQIQKARADHPDVHVVVHPESPMPVVDAADSAGSTDFIVKAIQAAPAGSTFAIGTEINLVQRLAAQYPEHTIFCLDPVVCPCSTMYRIHPGYLAWVLESLLEGKVLNQITVSAEVADPARVALERMLSVVPKAVTK
- a CDS encoding NUDIX hydrolase; the protein is MDQESIRVAVSTVIFALRTEGTEGKELPSLWTPFVPRLHEPHLNQWALPGGWLPGEEQLEEAAARTLGETTGLHPSYLEQLYTFGRVDRSPTGRVISVVYWALVRGDEVAEAAPGENVRWFPADELPELAFDHNEIVRYALQRLRTKVEYAHIAHSFLGETFTLAQLRSVHEAVLGQKLDAANFRRSMATSTEIVETGEVLAGTPHRPPKLYRYRQSNPLPDHS
- the abc-f gene encoding ribosomal protection-like ABC-F family protein; this translates as MTATLVAQNLAGGHGHRTLFHSLDFSVTTGDVIGVIGANGAGKSTLLRLLAGVDTPQAGSVTLSPSDAFLGWLPQEHERRAGESIAGYIARRTGCADATLAMEEAAARLGEDEGTAAADTYSVALDRWLASGAADLDERLPAVLAELGFELGEAAEDILMTSLSGGQAARVGLAALLLSRFDIVLLDEPTNDLDMDGLERLEEFVRSLRGGVVLVSHDREFLARAVTKVVELDLAQGSNHVYGGGYEAYLEERATMRRQQRDRYEEFATKKSDLVSRARTQREWSSQGVRNAIKKAPDNDKLRQRAATDSSEKQAQKVRQMESRIARLEEVAEPRKEWQLQFHIGAAPRSGTVVATLNQARYQQGNFTLGPVSLQVNAGERISITGPNGAGKSTLLRALLGRLTPVAGNASLGASVQIGEIDQARTLLAGEGPLIQTFSELLSELTGEETRTLLAKFGLNSDHVNRTIEELSPGERTRAGMAVLQARGTNLLVLDEPTNHLDLPAIEQLEEALESYTGTLLLVTHDRRMLATVRTDRHWQVEAGQVREL